CGGCTCGCCTGGAAGACATTTTGGCACCTCGGTTGTCTTGTGGATCAAACTGGGCTTCCGATGCAGACTGAACTTCAAGCTCAACGATTGCTCATGAACGGCAGCAGCGTTGCATGCTTGATTGTACGCCATCTCAAAACGATGCGTTGAAATCAGTGCTTCGCTATCACCAATTCGATAGCTACGTCACCAACCGCCAAGAACCTCGGCCATGTTCTTGTTCCGCACCCAGGTGTAACGCATTCTGGTTTCAGGCACGCGTGGCACAAAGGTATTCAAGCAGGCTACCAACGCCGTAGTCCCAGGGCGGGATTTGGTCAGTATGGTTCACCCAGTTCACGAGGCACCCGAGTTTCTCCGTCGAGATCTCCACCCGGTCACCAAGATGGTGAGTGAACCCACCACCGCCCGCCTCGCGGTTATCCGTCGGTGCGAACATCGTTCCTAAAAACAGCATGAGCCCATCGGGATACTGGTGATGCTTCCCAATCGCTTGACCAACCAAGTCGGCCGGGGGACGACTGATCTCCGACATTCGGTTCCGGCCGGTTGTCTCAAACCCGTCCGCGCCCGTAATCGAAAGCTGGATCTCCAATTGAGTGATGTCTTCCAGTCCAAACGTAGGATCAAACAAGCGGATGAAGGGACCAATCGCACACGAACCGTTTTGATCTTTTGCCTCACCTAACAGCAATGCACTGCGACCTTCGTAGTCACGCAGATTGACATCATTCCCTAACGTCGCTCCACAAATCACGCCGTCACGAGAAACCGCAAGAACCACCTCTGGTTCTGGGTTGTTCCACGTCGAATCCGGCAGCACACCTATCTGGCAACCATAACCGACCGAAGCCATGGGCTGTGCCTTGGTAAAGACTTCCGCGTCTTTACCAATCCCCACCTCAAGATATTGAGACCACACGCCCGCCGCGATGAACTTCTGTTTTAAGGCATCGGTTTGCGGTGATCCGGGCACGACCTTCGACAGGTCATCGCCAAGCGTGTCCATGATCAATCCACGAATCTCGTTGGCGATCCCGGGGTCGCCTTTCGCCTTTTCTTCCACCACTCGTTCGAGCAGGCTGCGAACGAAAGTAACACCACATGCTTTCGTCGCCATCAGGTCATTGGGCGCGAGTAGAACCACATTGTCCTCATCCGCCAATTGGAATGATCGTTTATTGAACTGACTCGCCTGGACGACCTCCGCCAACGACGCCAGAACCACCCCAGGCTGGTCAAGCTTGCAAAGGTGGTCGGGATCATTCAGCAGGGCCGACATGGTTGGGTAGACGGTTTCACAAACCATTCCATCGCGTAGGCCGACAACACGAGGTCCGGCGACACTGTTTGCAGCCAACTTCGCCGGCACCCAGACGC
The DNA window shown above is from Neorhodopirellula lusitana and carries:
- a CDS encoding fumarylacetoacetate hydrolase family protein, encoding MNLYDYTTVTQFSPGIVVPDDGREGVWVGRVWVPAKLAANSVAGPRVVGLRDGMVCETVYPTMSALLNDPDHLCKLDQPGVVLASLAEVVQASQFNKRSFQLADEDNVVLLAPNDLMATKACGVTFVRSLLERVVEEKAKGDPGIANEIRGLIMDTLGDDLSKVVPGSPQTDALKQKFIAAGVWSQYLEVGIGKDAEVFTKAQPMASVGYGCQIGVLPDSTWNNPEPEVVLAVSRDGVICGATLGNDVNLRDYEGRSALLLGEAKDQNGSCAIGPFIRLFDPTFGLEDITQLEIQLSITGADGFETTGRNRMSEISRPPADLVGQAIGKHHQYPDGLMLFLGTMFAPTDNREAGGGGFTHHLGDRVEISTEKLGCLVNWVNHTDQIPPWDYGVGSLLEYLCATRA